Within the Melopsittacus undulatus isolate bMelUnd1 chromosome 5, bMelUnd1.mat.Z, whole genome shotgun sequence genome, the region TAGATCACTTTCAACAGCCCTGTCTGTGTAAGGAGGAAGCGCATGAAGGGCATGATCTCCCATCTCTCTGCCCAAGATACTGTCACATACAGATACTCAAGATCTGCAGTCTTCTGCAGATAGTTCCTGTATCTAGCATTGAGTCTTGTGCTTTGCTGCTCATCTATAGCAGTAAAAGTTCGGAGTGATTAAGCTATGTCTTACTTCTCATGGCCCTGGTGCTGGCCCCTGTACAGAGTATGTAATTTCCTTCCTCACTCATACTTCAGAAATACACAGTCCACTGACAGCACCTGCTTTGCCTACAGCACCTTCACTGACACAGCCATCACATGGCCACACGGAGATGCCCAAGCAGAGGTTTGTAACTTGGGAGTTTCAAGAGATGCCCAGCTAGCATTTGTCTTGGAAAATTGCTTACCATTAATCTGCTGTAAATAGTCTCACACCACTGCAAAATCAGTTCACTTCCTGCTTCATTTCCTGTCTTTCTGCATACTGGTGTTGTACAGAGGAGCTCacaagggaaaaggggaagccTGTGAATGCAACAGGCTATCACAAATCGTACAGCAATTACCTAAGAGATGTGGCAGATCACACAGGGCACGTGCTCTGAATTACTCCGTCTCTGACAAGGGCCAACACTGCATGCTACGGGTGCACTTCCTGACATACAGTTACTTTCGGTGTGACCCTGTCCTTGGGGCAGCAGACTGCTCCTGACTTAAAGTGATGTTAGGTGACTGCTAACCATTATTACCCTTACAGGAGCAAGCGTCAATGTACGGCAGAACCCTCCAATCCAGGTTGCACTGGTTGAGGAAGGAATATCCATCCCCTGTACAGTCATCTTCCCTTATATGCCGAAATACAccacattttcaatattctATTACTGGATTAATTCACTGGGCCAGAAAACATCCATTTACAGTAAATTGGAAAGTGTAACCATCcctcctggagaagagaataaGACTGCTACTGTATCTTACAAACACATAATCAGGCCCCTTGAAAACACCTCTTCCACTGGCACATACTACTGTGACGTCAAATGGAATAACATTCACAAGATGGGAAACGGAGTGTTTGTCCTTGCTAGAGGTAAGTGAACAACCAGAAAGAAAGGGTAGGTGGTTATAAATCAGCTGGATCTGGCTATGAAAAGAtgatcttttcttttcctctaccCAAACATGCTATGAACTCAGATGGCAATAATACTTCATGCCAAATACTTAATGCCATCAGAGTTAAATGCACTTTGCACAGGTGACCTGTGCTACTGTTCCCAGTGTGCAGATGGGGCATGAAGTTGCAGTGATTTTTATCTGCCCTGATGCAGCCTCCTGGGAACAGCAGGCTTAAAGCCAGGGTCTAACCAGAGAGCCTGGGCACGGAGTCAGAGTGTGCTTTTAGGTGTTATTGTTCAAGAGAGAGTGTGCTTTGGCCTCTAGCAGCATGACAGAGATGGTTGAATGCAAGGTCAGTGGTTAGGGTTCTTGCCATAATCAGACCTACAGGCTAGGCACTTACTGTTGGGGGCTCACGAACACATCAGGGGCTCACTGTaatccttccccttttcctatGTGGTACAAGGGGTCAGTTGTTCCATTAATACACAGACATGCATGCTGCTGACTGGCTGGATTTGCACTACTGAATGCAATGCTGGATACAGAAAACTTCTTAGAAAGTGTAAATGCAAAGAGCTGTGATGAAATAGCTTTGCTGCACTGGTCAGAGGATGCCTACAGTACCCACCCTGCTAGTTTGTGTGGCCTGTGTGCTTTCCACCATCTGTCTTTCTGCCCCTACCACCAAAGACCCTAGCCAGCCTCTGCCTATCACCTTCTTGGCTCTCATATGTCACCTCCCTCTAACCAATATGAAGTGCAGCTGCTTATATCCTGTCTCTTTTGCGTGATTCCCTGGCTGCACCCTGCTCTCTGTTCAGTCAGACTGAAGGTTTTGAAGGGTGTGAGCACTTGCACTACCATATTCCGCACTGTTTCTCTTAGTTCTCTCAAGACTTTCTCCAGGGTTAAAGATACAGCAGGATTGTAACTTCCACTCACACTGTGaatcttttgtcttctttcttacAGGTACAGGATATGTAGAGACCTCTTATGGGTGGGAAGTCCTCATTACCTTTACAGTTCTTCTTGCATCATTGAGCATAGCTGCAACAGCTCTGcttctgtggaaaagaaaggcaagttataaccaaataaaaagcaatatcTGACATGACCCATTCTaggaatttatttcatttgcttctaACTTGGCTGGATTGGAAGTCCCTGTGCTGAAATTTTCCATGTTGGGTGTCTGCcttagatttgttttcttttttttaagttgagtctttctgagaaaaaaagattatagGAGAGACAAAATGGGTCATTGATTTGTCCATTAAAGAAATTCTGGTAATCATTTGGACTCCAGCATGCTCTGCATGGATCTGGAGCAAGGATCTGGCACAAGGCAAGAAGTCACACTAGCAGTTGTGCTGGCCCTGAGAATATTCAAGAAGATGCAGTCTTGTGATGGGTTTTTGGAAAATTGCAGTTTGTGCCTGCTCAGTTGTGGGTCTTGTCAATTTAGCAGCTCAGTTGTCTAAAGGAGCCCCTGTGAGGCTGCTTTTCCAAATGGTGCCACTGAGACAGGTAATGTCCTGTGCACTCAAGCAAGTCTGTTGCAGCTCTGGtggcaggaggagggcaggaCTTTCCCTGTTTCTAATCCTCTTTCATGATGCGGACTACTCTGGTTCAAGGGCACAACCTGATTGCAAGGAGGCTGTGCAACTGCGTTCCTGAGCCATGGCTCAGGCACTATAGAAAAAAGCAATCTGCAgcatggaggggatggggaccAGAGCCTTGGGCTTTTGTTTGACAGAGAAAACATTAAGAGGCAGAGTGAGAGGGGA harbors:
- the NFAM1 gene encoding NFAT activation molecule 1 produces the protein MASTLKVIFLFLWLLQCGGASVNVRQNPPIQVALVEEGISIPCTVIFPYMPKYTTFSIFYYWINSLGQKTSIYSKLESVTIPPGEENKTATVSYKHIIRPLENTSSTGTYYCDVKWNNIHKMGNGVFVLARGTGYVETSYGWEVLITFTVLLASLSIAATALLLWKRKVLCPKRNQLNILRQKVETQPPSAIPPPPSPVYDCLDLQQVDVYSILKDNRNNLSPRKSPPGKTPKKQATLEEPCDTLYENI